In Aliiroseovarius pelagivivens, a single window of DNA contains:
- a CDS encoding sulfotransferase family 2 domain-containing protein, producing the protein MYLERSNILYASVPKCACSALKAFCVKVEYGKPFKETELAKDGKTLHGVVDSVPFRKLKNQGQKDAWKFAVVRHPVDRVVSCYESKVLDKPEKLQQRRAQLEKKGLSLTPDLAEFVDRLEDYQSASNVIRKHSLPLDYFLGDNPEYFDRIYNFSEIAEVPVAINERAGTEVELLKSKNAYVKRLPSGAVTEELCRKILEKYRSDIEIFGPYLGPSKFAVANECTVITKRRPSWLRKSLNAVNRTLTSARSVTLTTARRR; encoded by the coding sequence ATGTATTTGGAACGCTCAAATATTCTCTATGCCTCGGTGCCGAAATGCGCCTGTTCGGCATTGAAAGCCTTCTGTGTGAAGGTGGAGTATGGAAAGCCTTTCAAAGAAACCGAGCTTGCAAAGGACGGTAAAACTCTGCACGGGGTCGTCGACTCCGTGCCGTTTCGGAAGCTGAAAAATCAAGGGCAAAAAGACGCCTGGAAGTTTGCAGTTGTCCGCCATCCTGTGGACCGTGTTGTGTCCTGCTATGAATCTAAGGTGCTAGATAAGCCTGAGAAACTACAGCAGCGGCGCGCGCAACTAGAAAAGAAAGGACTCAGCCTGACGCCCGATTTGGCTGAGTTCGTTGACCGACTTGAAGATTATCAATCCGCAAGCAACGTCATCAGAAAACACTCGCTGCCGTTGGACTATTTTCTGGGGGATAACCCGGAGTATTTCGACCGCATTTACAATTTTTCAGAGATTGCCGAAGTGCCGGTTGCGATCAACGAGCGCGCTGGAACTGAGGTCGAACTTCTGAAAAGTAAAAACGCCTATGTAAAGCGTTTGCCGTCGGGTGCTGTGACAGAAGAGCTTTGCCGGAAGATCCTCGAGAAATACCGGTCAGATATCGAAATATTCGGACCATATCTCGGTCCGAGCAAATTTGCGGTTGCGAATGAGTGCACCGTGATCACTAAAAGGAGGCCATCATGGCTAAGGAAAAGTTTGAACGCGGTAAACCGCACGTTAACATCGGCACGATCGGTCACGTTGACCACGGCAAGACGACGCTGA